One stretch of Euphorbia lathyris chromosome 7, ddEupLath1.1, whole genome shotgun sequence DNA includes these proteins:
- the LOC136235436 gene encoding transportin-1-like, with translation MATQVVWQPKEEGLREICGLLGQHISPTSDKSRIWQQLQHYAQFPDFNNYLAFIFARAQGTAVEIRQAAGLLLKNNLRSTFASVDPAYQHYIKSELLPCLGATDKHIRCTVGTIISVVIQQVRILGWPDLLQALIQCLDSNDINHMEGAMDALSKICEDAPQELDFDVPGLDGRPIDVLLPRLFKFFQSQHASLRKLSLGSINQFIMLMPTGLYLSMDQFLHGLFLLTRDPTAEVRKLVCSAFVQLIEVNPSFLEQHMRNLIEFMLQANKDADDEVALEACEFWSAYCEAQLNPELLREFLQHLIPILLSNMAYADDDESLVDAEEDDSLPDRDQDMRPRFHSSRFHGSDDIEDDDDDSLIVWNLRKCSAAALDVISTIYGDDILPTLMPLVEAKLSASDDDTWKEREAAVLAVGAIAEGCIGGLYPHLPQIVAYLIPILDDKFPLLRSITCWTLSRFSKFIVEGIGNERGKEQFNKVLMGLLRRIIDTNKRVQEGACSAFATLEEEAAKELAPYLEIILQHLMWAYGRYQRRNLRIVYDAISTLADAVREELNQPKHLEILMPPLFSKWQQLSDSDKDLFPLLECFTSIAQALGTGFSPFAVTVFQRCMNIIQSQQLAKVDPASAGFQYDKEFIVCSLDLLSGLTEGLGVGIENLVSQSNLRELLLQCCVDAEADVRQSAIALLGDLARVYPVYLRPSLSSFLNIAAKQLDTSELKESIAVANNACWAIGELAVKVQGEVSPVVLPVISSLVPILHHAEGINRSLVENSAITLGRLAWVCPDIVSPHVEHFMQSWCIALSMIRDDIEKEDAFRGLCAVVRLNPSGALNSIVYMCRAIASWHVIRNEDLRNEVCQVLLAYKQLLRDGGWEQCLSSLEPQVKDKLLRYLV, from the exons ATGGCGACTCAGGTTGTATGGCAACCCAAGGAAGAAGGTCTTAGAGAGATATGTGGTCTGCTTGGACAGCATATTTCTCCCACTTCTGATAAGTCTCGAATTTGGCAGCAGCTTCAGCACTATGCACAATTCCCTGATTTTAATAACTATCTAGCATTTATTTTTGCCCGTGCTCag GGAACGGCAGTTGAAATTCGTCAGGCTGCTGGTCTACTGTTGAAAAATAATCTAAGAAGTACTTTTGCATCCGTGGATCCTGCCTATCAACATTATATAAAATCAGAGTTGTTACCTTGTTTAGGAGCAACAGATAAGCACATTAGGTGCACTGTTGGAACAATTATCAGTGTTGTGATTCAGCAGGTGCGAATCCTTGGTTGGCCGGACCTGTTACAAGCTCTTATTCAGTGCTTGGACAGCAATGATATCAACCATATGGAAGGTGCCATGGATGCATTGTCTAAG ATCTGTGAAGATGCTCCGCAAGAGTTAGATTTTGATGTACCTGGCTTAGATGGACGCCCTATTGATGTTTTACTACCCAGATTATTCAAG TTTTTCCAGTCGCAGCATGCTTCTCTTAGGAAGCTTTCTCTAGGATCCATAAACCAGTTTATTATGTTGATGCCCACA GGTCTTTATCTCTCCATGGATCAGTTCCTTCATGGCTTGTTTCTCCTTACTCGTGATCCTACTGCAGAGGTTAGAAAATTG GTTTGTTCGGCATTTGTTCAACTCATTGAAGTTAATCCTTCTTTCTTGGAG CAACATATGAGAAATCTCATCGAGTTTATGTTGCAAGCAAACAAGGATGCTGATGATGAGGTTGCTCTTGAAGCTTGTGAATTTTG GTCAGCATACTGTGAAGCTCAATTGAACCCTGAACTTCTAAGAGAGTTCTTGCAGCATCTAATTCCA ATTTTGCTGTCAAATATGGCTTATGCCGATGATGATGAATCTCTTGTTGATGCTGAG GAGGATGACTCACTCCCAGATAGAGATCAG GATATGAGGCCTCGCTTTCATTCATCAAGGTTTCATGGATCTGATGATATTGAGGATGAT GATGATGACAGTTTGATCGTATGGAACTTGAGGAAATGCAGTGCAGCTGCGCTAGATGTTATTTCAACTATTTACGGGGATGATATTCTCCCAACATTGATGCCTTTAGTTGAG GCCAAGTTATCTGCCTCTGATGATGATACCTGGAAGGAAAGAGAAGCAGCAGTATTGGCAGTTGGCGCCATAGCTGAGGGATGCATAGGAGGTCTTTATCCTCATTTGCCTCAA ATTGTGGCATATCTCATCCCTATATTAGATGATAAATTTCCTCTACTTAGGAGTATAACCTGTTGGACACTTTCTCGCTTCAGCAAATTTATCGTCGAG GGTATTGGTAATGAAAGGGGTAAGGAGCaattcaacaaagttcttatggGCCTTTTAAGGAGGATTATAGACACAAATAAGCGGGTGCAAGAGGGTGCTTGTTCTGCTTTTGCTACTCTAGAAGAG GAAGCTGCAAAAGAGTTGGCACCATATTTGGAAATAATTCTTCAGCACCTTATGTGGGCTTATGGAAGATATCAg AGAAGAAATCTTCGAATTGTTTATGACGCTATCAGTACTTTAGCAGATGCTGTCAGGGAGGAACTCAATCAG CCCAAGCATCTTGAGATTCTGATGCCTCCATTATTTTCAAAGTGGCAGCAACTTTCTGATTCAGATAAAGATCTTTTCCCATTGCTAGAGTGCTTTACATCTATAGCGCAG GCACTAGGAACTGGATTCTCTCCATTTGCTGTAACAGTATTTCAGAGGTGCATGAACATCATCCAGTCACAACAATTGGCGAAg GTTGATCCCGCATCTGCTGGTTTCCAGTATGACAAAGAGTTCATCGTCTGCTCTTTGGACTTACTTTCGGGGCTTACAGAGGGTCTTGGTGTTGGGATCGAGAATTTG GTTTCACAAAGCAATTTAAGGGAGTTACTTCTGCAGTGCTGTGTGGATGCTGAAGCTGATGTCCGGCAAAGTGCTATTGCACTATTAGGTGATCTTGCAAGA GTTTATCCAGTGTATTTGCGCCCCTCTCTGTCCAGCTTCCTTAATATTGCAGCCAAACAACTG GACACTTCTGAGCTAAAGGAATCCATTGCAGTAGCAAATAATGCATGCTGGGCAATTGGTGAATTAGCAGTTAAG GTTCAAGGAGAAGTATCACCAGTTGTGTTGCCTGTTATCTCGAGCCTTGTTCCAATCCTTCATCATGCTGAG GGTATCAATAGATCACTGGTAGAAAATAGTGCCATTACCCTTGGGAGACTCGCTTGGGTCTGTCCAGATATTGTGTCGCCACATGTTGAGCATTTTATGCAGTCATGGTGTATAGCTTTATCCAT GATCCGTGATGACATTGAGAAAGAAGATGCATTCCGTGGTCTATGTGCAGTT GTGAGATTAAATCCATCTGGAGCATTGAATTCGATTGTTTACATGTGCAGAGCTATTGCAAGTTGGCAT GTTATAAGGAATGAAGATCTACGCAATGAAGTTTGCCAGGTGTTACTTGCATATAAACAG TTGTTGAGGGATGGAGGTTGGGAACAATGCCTATCATCATTGGAGCCTCAAGTTAAGGATAAATTGTTGAGATACCTGGTTTAA
- the LOC136235819 gene encoding uncharacterized protein, giving the protein MRTNLQKWRNLSNSLNLLPDSSNLIIRKELACNQRLLHNGPDTFEELLDRHVVKKVKSLDDDEEELLNRQRLTSTRREALHLYRDILRATRFFMWPDSRGILWRDVLRENARKEFEEARFEKDPEIVTRLLIGGRDAVDSALEKLVEKQRQQIEKERGGGGGDRR; this is encoded by the coding sequence ATGCGCACCAATCTGCAGAAATGGCGAAATTTATCAAATTCTCTAAATCTTTTACCAGATTCCTCAAATCTTATCATCCGTAAGGAACTTGCTTGCAATCAGCGGCTGCTACACAATGGGCCAGACACCTTTGAGGAATTGCTGGACCGACACGTGGTGAAGAAGGTGAAATCGCTTGACGATGACGAGGAAGAATTACTGAATCGGCAGCGCTTGACCAGCACCCGTCGAGAGGCATTGCATCTGTACCGAGATATACTTCGGGCGACCCGATTCTTCATGTGGCCTGATTCACGGGGCATATTGTGGAGAGATGTGTTGAGGGAAAACGCGAGGAAGGAATTCGAGGAAGCACGGTTTGAGAAAGATCCGGAGATCGTTACTCGATTGCTAATTGGTGGGAGAGATGCTGTAGATTCTGCTCTTGAAAAACTAGTCGAGAAGCAGAGGCAGCAGATTGAGAAGGAACGTGGTGGCGGTGGAGGAGATCGCCGTTGA